A window of Costertonia aggregata contains these coding sequences:
- the cysD gene encoding sulfate adenylyltransferase subunit CysD: protein MKPETSLLKNTAHINALENEAIYIFREVAAQFEKPVLLFSGGKDSITLVRLAQKAFWPAKIPFPLMHIDTGHNFPETIEFRDRLVEELGLELIVRNVQDSIDQGKVKEESGRYSSRNSLQTTTLLDAIEEFKFDACIGGARRDEEKARAKERIFSVRDDFGQWDERNQRPELFDMLNGQIELGQNVRVFPISNWTELDVWSYIEKEQIEIPSIYFAHKRKVFLRDGLIWSHSEYVFQEEDEEVLERMVRFRTVGDMSCTAAVFSEATDIESVVQEIRDSTISERGARIDDKRSEAAMEKRKQQGYF from the coding sequence ATGAAACCTGAAACAAGTCTTTTAAAGAATACCGCACATATTAACGCCCTCGAAAACGAAGCCATCTACATCTTCAGGGAAGTGGCCGCACAATTCGAAAAACCGGTGTTGCTTTTCTCAGGGGGGAAAGATTCCATAACCTTGGTTCGATTGGCACAAAAAGCCTTTTGGCCAGCAAAGATTCCGTTTCCTTTAATGCACATTGATACGGGGCACAATTTTCCGGAAACCATAGAATTCCGTGATAGATTAGTAGAGGAATTAGGACTTGAACTTATCGTAAGAAATGTTCAGGATTCCATAGACCAAGGAAAGGTCAAAGAAGAATCCGGAAGATATTCCAGTCGTAATTCACTTCAAACGACAACCCTTTTAGATGCCATAGAAGAATTCAAGTTCGATGCCTGTATCGGCGGTGCAAGAAGGGATGAGGAAAAAGCCCGTGCCAAGGAGCGAATTTTTTCGGTACGTGATGATTTCGGCCAATGGGACGAAAGAAATCAACGCCCAGAATTGTTCGATATGCTGAACGGACAAATTGAATTGGGACAAAACGTGCGTGTTTTCCCGATTTCGAACTGGACAGAATTGGATGTATGGTCGTATATTGAAAAAGAACAGATTGAAATTCCTTCCATCTATTTTGCACATAAGAGAAAAGTCTTTTTAAGGGATGGCTTGATTTGGTCACATTCCGAATATGTATTCCAAGAAGAAGACGAAGAGGTTCTGGAACGAATGGTACGCTTTAGAACGGTAGGCGATATGAGCTGTACGGCTGCCGTATTTTCCGAGGCGACTGATATTGAATCCGTTGTGCAAGAAATAAGGGATTCCACCATTTCCGAAAGAGGCGCCCGAATCGATGACAAGCGTTCAGAAGCCGCAATGGAAAAAAGGAAACAACAAGGATACTTTTAA
- a CDS encoding phosphoadenosine phosphosulfate reductase domain-containing protein: MVFTKEQIEKLNIQFMGIPPGEIISWAIKNAQKPIVTTNFRPYEVAILNAVVDVKKDIPVIWCDTGYNTPNTYKHAEELIERLGLNIDLYVPKQTSSHRDAVMGIPDIEHPKHAEFTEQVKLEPFRRAMAAHKPDVWFTNLRKGQTAHRDSLDILSLSKDGVLKVSPFYHWSDTQLDIYLKERNLPNEHKYFDPTKVLENRECGLHT, from the coding sequence ATGGTTTTCACAAAAGAACAAATCGAAAAACTTAATATTCAATTCATGGGCATTCCGCCTGGGGAAATTATTTCTTGGGCTATTAAGAACGCCCAAAAACCCATTGTTACGACCAATTTTAGACCGTACGAAGTGGCCATTCTGAACGCAGTGGTCGATGTAAAAAAAGATATTCCTGTGATTTGGTGCGATACGGGCTATAATACGCCTAACACCTATAAACATGCCGAAGAATTGATTGAGCGCCTTGGGTTGAATATCGATTTATATGTTCCGAAGCAGACATCATCCCATAGAGATGCTGTCATGGGAATTCCTGATATCGAACACCCGAAACATGCCGAGTTCACAGAACAGGTAAAATTGGAACCCTTTAGAAGGGCAATGGCAGCACATAAGCCAGATGTTTGGTTTACGAACCTTAGGAAAGGGCAAACAGCCCATCGTGATTCATTGGATATTTTGAGTCTTAGTAAAGACGGAGTTCTAAAGGTTAGTCCGTTTTACCATTGGAGCGACACACAATTGGATATCTATTTAAAGGAAAGAAATTTACCAAACGAACATAAATACTTTGACCCGACCAAAGTTTTGGAAAATCGTGAATGCGGATTACACACGTAA
- a CDS encoding DUF2061 domain-containing protein has translation MIVDQLVLSKKESKTKYEADKKSERPIRSVAKAVSWRVIGTLDTLLISYILTGEVAIAASIASIDFITKMFLYFFHERLWNKINWGK, from the coding sequence ATGATTGTTGACCAACTTGTTTTAAGCAAAAAAGAATCCAAGACAAAATACGAAGCCGATAAAAAATCGGAAAGACCCATTCGTAGCGTTGCAAAAGCAGTGAGTTGGAGAGTAATCGGAACTTTGGATACCCTGCTCATATCATACATCCTTACTGGCGAAGTGGCTATCGCTGCTTCGATAGCATCCATAGATTTTATCACGAAAATGTTTCTCTATTTCTTTCATGAACGTCTTTGGAACAAAATAAATTGGGGAAAATAA
- a CDS encoding RrF2 family transcriptional regulator, with amino-acid sequence MLSKKTKYGLKALTYLACQKGNNPVQIAEIAEHENISQKFLESILLSLRKTGFLGSKKGKGGGYYLIKNPNEVLMTDVMRVLEGPIAMVPCVSLNFYEKCDDCPDEKACSVNKLMLKVRDANLGVYRNNTLADLII; translated from the coding sequence ATGCTCTCCAAAAAAACAAAATACGGACTCAAAGCGCTAACGTACCTAGCCTGCCAAAAGGGTAATAATCCAGTTCAGATAGCAGAAATCGCAGAGCACGAAAATATTTCCCAAAAATTTTTGGAAAGTATTTTGTTGTCCTTGAGAAAGACGGGTTTTTTGGGTTCAAAAAAAGGCAAGGGTGGGGGGTACTACTTGATAAAAAACCCAAATGAAGTGCTAATGACCGATGTCATGCGTGTTCTTGAAGGGCCTATTGCCATGGTACCCTGCGTCAGTCTAAACTTTTATGAAAAGTGTGACGACTGTCCTGACGAAAAAGCCTGTTCGGTCAATAAATTGATGCTCAAGGTTCGTGATGCCAATTTAGGTGTTTATCGGAATAACACGCTGGCCGATTTGATTATTTAG
- a CDS encoding DUF481 domain-containing protein: MTGKKQFIFLIAFLICFLIQSKLHGQSVKDSTRTDLDFAATGNVQTGNFERLQFINQLDFSMDSKNRKWNFNSRHLYLFQKVFENKSQDDYLTRNFLTYRIDKKLDVFGGFFFEKFFIKRININIQYGLGTRYAAVKKSRAFVQFGLMGSYAKKKYMGSNFKDFDNGGGDTIDGFFISPVLSSKFVLVPKRLIFNFLFWFQQDITEPENYRFNLETSLLAPVYKGLSLKVGFNDFYENINLVGAKANDSFLTYGLNFKFNR, translated from the coding sequence ATGACTGGGAAAAAACAGTTTATATTTTTAATTGCATTTCTGATTTGTTTTCTCATACAAAGCAAACTACATGGTCAAAGTGTAAAAGACTCCACGAGAACAGACCTTGATTTTGCAGCGACAGGTAATGTACAAACCGGTAATTTTGAACGCTTACAATTCATTAACCAACTTGATTTCTCGATGGACTCAAAAAACCGAAAATGGAATTTTAATTCAAGGCATTTGTACCTTTTTCAAAAAGTTTTTGAAAACAAATCACAAGATGACTACTTGACGAGAAACTTTCTCACTTACAGAATAGATAAAAAGCTTGATGTTTTTGGAGGGTTTTTCTTTGAAAAATTCTTTATTAAACGAATCAACATAAATATTCAATACGGGTTGGGTACAAGATATGCTGCGGTTAAAAAATCACGGGCCTTTGTACAGTTCGGTTTAATGGGAAGCTACGCCAAAAAAAAATATATGGGTAGCAATTTTAAAGATTTTGATAATGGAGGCGGCGATACCATCGATGGCTTTTTCATCTCCCCGGTCTTGAGTTCAAAATTTGTTCTTGTGCCTAAAAGGCTGATCTTTAATTTTTTGTTCTGGTTTCAACAAGACATTACCGAACCGGAAAACTATCGATTCAATTTAGAAACTTCGCTACTGGCACCTGTTTATAAAGGTCTGAGTCTTAAGGTCGGTTTTAATGATTTCTATGAGAATATAAATTTGGTAGGTGCCAAGGCCAACGATTCTTTTTTGACTTATGGACTAAACTTTAAATTTAATAGATGA
- a CDS encoding nuclear transport factor 2 family protein translates to MLSEQEKNNIQIVWYGLDAILKDKSESGIDTNFAIDFIQHNPWAGDTIVHLKEMLQMNFGYKPVRWVSDGDIMAYHGYYTAPNPLGEHPLLCTDVWRIENGKVQEHWDALMPLPDEQLQNAIAGAGDGEKEVSDDIRKKNKASIKRFLDHVLNRGRLVEIDSLVSTDYIYHNEMDGELRGKEVLKDHIVSKMGGRMHHDNKLLLASGDLVMAHSHYFGEKERVVFDWFRMDDGKIAEHWSVEQAIEPWENVANDHPHF, encoded by the coding sequence ATGCTCTCAGAACAAGAAAAAAATAACATTCAAATCGTTTGGTATGGCTTGGATGCTATCCTCAAAGACAAAAGTGAATCGGGTATCGATACCAACTTTGCCATAGATTTTATTCAACACAACCCCTGGGCTGGCGATACCATTGTACACCTAAAGGAAATGTTGCAAATGAATTTTGGCTATAAACCAGTACGATGGGTATCCGATGGCGATATCATGGCCTACCATGGCTATTACACCGCACCGAATCCGCTAGGGGAACATCCTCTGTTGTGCACCGACGTATGGCGTATCGAAAACGGCAAGGTACAAGAGCATTGGGATGCACTTATGCCTTTGCCCGATGAGCAATTGCAAAATGCCATTGCCGGAGCGGGGGATGGTGAAAAAGAGGTTTCCGATGATATCAGGAAAAAAAATAAAGCTAGCATAAAACGATTTCTTGACCATGTGCTGAACAGGGGTAGATTGGTTGAAATCGACAGTTTGGTATCTACCGATTATATCTATCATAACGAGATGGATGGCGAATTGAGGGGTAAAGAGGTACTGAAAGACCATATTGTCAGCAAAATGGGCGGGCGAATGCATCATGACAATAAGTTGTTGTTGGCCTCGGGAGACCTTGTTATGGCCCATTCCCACTATTTCGGGGAAAAAGAACGTGTCGTTTTCGACTGGTTTAGAATGGATGATGGCAAGATTGCCGAGCATTGGAGTGTTGAACAAGCCATTGAACCATGGGAGAACGTGGCGAACGACCACCCTCATTTTTGA
- a CDS encoding winged helix-turn-helix transcriptional regulator — protein MKSENFVNLNACPVTYTMRKIGGKWKPIILYLISKGGNRFGILQRGIEGISKQMLTKQLRELEADGILHREIFPEIPPRVEYSITEKGRSLFPVIESMRSWGEKQM, from the coding sequence ATGAAAAGTGAAAATTTTGTTAATTTAAATGCTTGCCCTGTCACGTATACCATGCGTAAAATCGGTGGCAAGTGGAAACCCATAATACTATACTTGATTTCCAAGGGCGGAAATCGATTTGGAATCCTTCAAAGGGGAATTGAGGGAATAAGCAAACAGATGTTGACAAAACAGCTCAGGGAGTTGGAAGCCGATGGTATTCTGCATCGTGAGATTTTTCCAGAGATTCCACCAAGGGTCGAGTATTCCATTACCGAAAAAGGAAGGTCGTTATTTCCGGTAATAGAAAGTATGCGTAGTTGGGGGGAAAAGCAGATGTGA
- a CDS encoding trans-sulfuration enzyme family protein, translating into MSKQFETNAIRTQIKRSQNLEHSVPLYLTSSFVFEDAEDMRASFAEEKERNIYSRYSNPNSSEFVDKVCQMEGAEAGFAFASGMAAVFSTFAALLKSGDHILSARSIFGSTHSLFNNFFPKWNISHTYFKINELYSIESLITPQTKIIYTESPTNPGVDILDLEVLGAIAKKHDLILIIDNCFASPYLQQPIKFGADLVIHSGTKLMDGQGRVLAGITVGRADLIDKVYRFSRITGPALSPFNAWVLSKSLETLAVRVDRHCENALKLAEYLENHEKVNWVKYPFLKSHPKYEVAKKQMKAGGCVVAFEVKGGLAAGQKFFDSIKLLSLSANLGDSRSIVTHPASTTHSKLSTEERAETGITDGMVRVSVGLEHIDDIIGDIGQALG; encoded by the coding sequence ATGAGCAAACAATTCGAAACCAACGCCATACGAACGCAAATCAAACGTTCGCAAAACCTAGAACATTCAGTTCCGCTATACCTCACTTCTAGCTTCGTTTTTGAAGATGCCGAAGACATGCGGGCTTCTTTCGCTGAGGAAAAAGAACGAAATATCTATTCCAGGTATTCAAATCCGAATTCATCGGAGTTCGTAGATAAGGTATGTCAAATGGAAGGTGCCGAAGCTGGATTTGCCTTTGCCTCGGGAATGGCCGCAGTCTTCTCTACTTTTGCCGCTTTGTTGAAAAGTGGCGACCATATTCTTTCCGCTAGAAGTATTTTTGGTTCTACACATTCGTTGTTTAATAACTTTTTTCCCAAATGGAATATTTCACATACCTATTTCAAGATTAATGAGTTGTATAGTATTGAAAGCTTGATTACGCCTCAAACGAAGATTATATATACCGAATCACCTACAAATCCCGGAGTTGATATTTTGGATTTGGAAGTTCTAGGAGCAATTGCAAAAAAACACGATCTGATTTTGATAATTGACAACTGTTTTGCATCCCCATATTTACAACAGCCTATAAAATTTGGAGCGGATCTGGTCATCCATTCCGGTACCAAGCTAATGGACGGTCAAGGTAGGGTGCTTGCAGGCATCACGGTCGGGAGAGCGGATTTGATTGATAAAGTATACCGATTTTCAAGAATAACAGGCCCTGCCTTGTCACCATTCAATGCATGGGTGCTTTCCAAAAGTTTGGAAACCTTGGCGGTTCGTGTAGACAGGCACTGCGAGAATGCCTTAAAATTGGCAGAGTATCTTGAAAATCATGAAAAAGTAAATTGGGTTAAATACCCCTTTTTGAAGTCACATCCCAAATACGAGGTTGCCAAAAAACAAATGAAGGCCGGTGGTTGCGTAGTCGCTTTTGAAGTGAAAGGCGGATTGGCAGCTGGGCAGAAATTCTTCGATTCCATTAAATTACTTTCCCTCTCTGCCAACTTGGGCGATTCTAGAAGTATCGTTACGCATCCCGCATCAACTACACATAGTAAGTTATCTACGGAAGAGAGAGCTGAAACGGGCATTACCGACGGAATGGTTCGTGTATCCGTGGGGTTGGAGCATATTGATGATATTATTGGTGATATCGGGCAGGCGTTGGGGTAA
- a CDS encoding GIY-YIG nuclease family protein, with translation MRGYTYILCCSDGTYYTGSTKELELRLEQHQNGEGANYTAKRLPVKLIYVEEYQRVDTAFYREKQIQGWSRAKKEALINGELEKLHNLAECQNGTHYKYFKERN, from the coding sequence ATGAGAGGCTACACATACATCTTATGCTGTTCCGATGGTACGTACTATACTGGCAGTACGAAAGAACTTGAGCTTAGACTAGAACAACATCAAAATGGGGAGGGAGCAAATTACACGGCGAAAAGACTTCCGGTAAAGTTGATTTATGTGGAAGAATATCAGAGAGTCGATACCGCGTTCTATCGGGAAAAACAGATTCAAGGTTGGAGTCGGGCAAAAAAGGAAGCCCTCATAAACGGAGAACTGGAAAAACTCCATAATTTGGCGGAATGTCAAAATGGGACACACTATAAATATTTTAAGGAGCGAAATTGA
- the thrA gene encoding bifunctional aspartate kinase/homoserine dehydrogenase I yields MLHKLDIAKYTTINGVCQDIELSYQLFGKELHSAPIVLVNHALTGNSNVTGKDGWWSALIGDGKCIDTKKYTILSFNIPGNGYDGFVIDNYKDFVAGDIARIFILGLAKLNVKKLFAIIGGSLGGGIAWEMAALEPNLAQHLIPVASDWKSTDWLIANCQIQEQFLVNSKQPVHDARMHAMLCYRTPESFKERFKRSTNEELQVFNVESWLTHHGKKLQERFQLSAYKLMNQLLKTIDVTRNGEENFIDLQNSDTNIHIVGVDSDLFFTAKENKDTFKQLAQANSNVTYGEVRSLHGHDAFLIEFDQMEKLLDTIFKTNGKTGKIKVLKFGGKSLSNGEGLERVLDIIVSKAETGEKIAVVLSAREKATDQLEAILDKAANGIAYQKDVELLEKYQQHTYADIDLTVEFKKLAKLFEGVSLLGDYSAKIKDEVLAQGEIISAKLVAKLLTDKGIKASFIDARELLKTDDTFGDAKVFEEKSKENVLKQFSELPVDTVPVITGFIAATEDGETTTLGRNGSNYSAALIANFLDAEELQNYTHVDGIFTANPDYVPEAKRIANLSYAEANELANFGTTILHAKTIIPLIEKNIPLRILNTFKDDNEGTLINAESNKEGIKSLSVIEDVALVNLEGRGLLGKVGIDARIFKTLEANNISVSIISQGSSERGIGLVVKKNKAQKAKLALEKEFTGDFESKDINLITVVPDVSVISVVGQDLSTFHKPYNTLIKNQIVPLLFNNTVSGKNVSLVVKQSDLTKALNVMHGQVFGVNKKVNLAIFGHGNVGGTLIDQILESSQTIEHRKGIDLRIFAIANSRKILLAENGVTKNWKSNIDSKGKPYEIKDAIHFAKNNHLENLIVVDNTASNDFVAHYFDFIKNGFDVVSSNKIANTLGFDYYRSLRGELVKNQKQYLYETNVGAGLPLIDTIKLLHLSGENITRIKGVFSGSLSYIFNTFSEVDAPFSSILKDAMRKGFTEPDPREDLSGNDVGRKLLILARELDLGNEFSDINIQNLIPEALQKVEVDFFLKNLGVLDDKFNEIKKNQKPGHVLRYVGDLHGDLQQEKGVLDVKLVSVPKESALGQVKGSDSIIEIYTQSYGENPLVIQGAGAGAAVTARGVFGDILRIAEKG; encoded by the coding sequence ATGCTGCACAAATTAGATATAGCAAAATATACTACCATCAATGGTGTATGCCAAGATATTGAACTTTCTTACCAACTTTTTGGCAAGGAACTGCATTCGGCTCCCATAGTTCTGGTAAATCATGCCCTAACGGGTAATTCAAATGTTACGGGTAAAGATGGCTGGTGGTCCGCTTTGATCGGCGACGGAAAGTGTATCGACACAAAAAAATATACGATTCTCTCCTTCAATATTCCAGGAAACGGCTATGATGGTTTTGTGATCGATAATTATAAGGATTTTGTGGCTGGGGATATCGCACGGATTTTTATTTTGGGATTGGCAAAATTGAACGTCAAAAAGCTTTTTGCCATCATAGGCGGCTCCTTGGGTGGCGGCATCGCTTGGGAAATGGCCGCCTTGGAGCCCAATTTGGCACAGCATCTGATTCCGGTAGCTTCGGACTGGAAATCCACGGACTGGTTGATAGCCAACTGTCAAATTCAGGAACAGTTTCTCGTAAATTCAAAACAACCCGTGCATGATGCACGTATGCATGCGATGTTGTGCTACCGAACGCCGGAATCTTTTAAAGAGCGGTTCAAACGAAGCACCAACGAAGAACTCCAAGTGTTCAATGTAGAGAGTTGGTTGACGCACCACGGGAAAAAATTACAGGAACGGTTTCAATTATCGGCCTATAAATTAATGAACCAGTTGCTCAAGACCATTGATGTTACCCGTAACGGGGAGGAAAACTTTATTGATCTTCAAAACAGCGATACCAACATTCATATCGTAGGAGTGGATTCCGATTTATTCTTTACGGCCAAGGAAAACAAGGATACCTTTAAGCAATTGGCACAGGCCAATAGTAATGTAACATATGGTGAGGTACGATCGCTTCATGGGCATGATGCTTTTTTGATAGAGTTTGATCAGATGGAAAAGTTGTTGGATACGATTTTCAAAACCAATGGTAAAACAGGAAAAATCAAGGTTTTAAAGTTTGGCGGAAAATCCCTCAGTAACGGAGAAGGTCTGGAGCGTGTTTTGGATATTATCGTTTCCAAGGCTGAGACTGGTGAAAAAATTGCCGTGGTATTATCTGCCCGTGAAAAAGCAACAGATCAGCTGGAAGCTATTCTGGATAAAGCGGCAAACGGTATAGCGTATCAAAAAGACGTTGAGTTACTTGAAAAATACCAGCAACATACTTATGCCGATATTGATCTTACAGTAGAGTTCAAAAAGTTGGCCAAGTTGTTTGAAGGGGTATCATTGCTTGGTGATTACAGTGCCAAAATAAAGGATGAGGTCTTGGCACAAGGGGAAATTATCTCGGCAAAATTGGTCGCCAAACTTTTAACCGATAAAGGTATCAAAGCCTCGTTTATAGACGCTAGAGAACTTTTGAAGACCGATGATACGTTTGGGGATGCAAAGGTATTTGAAGAGAAGTCCAAGGAAAATGTGCTCAAACAATTTTCCGAACTGCCCGTTGATACTGTTCCTGTAATCACTGGTTTTATCGCTGCTACCGAAGATGGGGAGACTACCACCCTGGGGAGAAACGGCAGTAATTATTCTGCGGCACTTATAGCGAATTTTTTGGATGCCGAAGAACTTCAGAACTATACACATGTAGATGGTATTTTTACGGCCAATCCCGATTATGTTCCCGAGGCTAAACGCATTGCAAACCTGTCATATGCAGAGGCCAACGAATTGGCCAACTTTGGAACTACCATTCTACATGCAAAGACGATTATCCCGCTGATTGAAAAAAATATACCGTTACGCATTCTGAATACTTTTAAAGATGATAACGAGGGTACGCTCATAAATGCCGAGTCCAATAAGGAAGGCATTAAATCGTTATCGGTCATTGAGGATGTCGCCTTGGTAAACCTTGAAGGTAGGGGACTGTTAGGAAAAGTGGGTATTGATGCCCGTATCTTTAAAACCTTGGAAGCCAACAATATAAGTGTCAGTATTATTTCCCAAGGTTCTTCCGAACGTGGAATAGGTCTTGTTGTTAAAAAGAACAAAGCCCAAAAAGCCAAACTGGCTTTGGAGAAAGAATTTACGGGCGATTTTGAATCAAAGGATATCAATTTAATTACCGTAGTGCCAGATGTATCGGTCATTTCTGTTGTGGGTCAGGATTTAAGTACATTTCATAAGCCGTACAACACACTTATAAAAAATCAAATTGTACCCTTATTGTTCAATAACACGGTATCGGGAAAAAACGTGAGCTTGGTGGTAAAACAGTCAGATTTGACCAAGGCATTGAACGTAATGCACGGTCAGGTTTTTGGGGTCAATAAAAAAGTGAATCTAGCTATTTTTGGCCACGGAAATGTTGGTGGAACCTTGATAGACCAAATTTTAGAATCGTCCCAAACCATAGAACATAGAAAGGGAATCGATTTACGGATTTTCGCCATTGCCAATTCCCGAAAAATCTTGTTGGCAGAAAACGGGGTCACAAAAAACTGGAAATCCAACATTGATAGTAAAGGAAAACCTTATGAAATAAAAGATGCGATACACTTTGCCAAGAACAATCATTTGGAGAATTTGATTGTAGTGGACAATACGGCAAGTAACGACTTTGTAGCCCATTATTTTGATTTTATAAAAAACGGGTTTGATGTGGTATCGTCCAATAAAATCGCCAATACATTGGGTTTTGACTATTATCGATCACTACGGGGTGAACTGGTCAAAAATCAAAAACAGTATTTGTACGAAACCAATGTTGGTGCAGGACTCCCATTGATAGACACCATAAAACTATTGCACCTCTCGGGAGAAAATATCACGCGTATCAAAGGTGTTTTTTCGGGAAGTCTGAGCTATATTTTTAATACGTTCTCAGAAGTTGACGCTCCATTCTCATCCATCCTTAAAGATGCGATGCGAAAAGGCTTCACAGAGCCTGACCCTAGGGAGGATTTGTCCGGAAACGATGTTGGGCGAAAATTATTGATATTGGCCCGAGAGTTGGATCTGGGGAATGAGTTTTCTGATATCAACATCCAAAACCTGATTCCAGAGGCTTTACAAAAAGTGGAAGTCGATTTTTTTCTGAAGAATCTAGGAGTATTGGACGATAAGTTCAACGAAATCAAAAAGAACCAGAAACCGGGTCATGTCTTACGTTACGTTGGAGACTTACATGGCGATTTACAACAAGAAAAAGGGGTTTTGGATGTAAAATTAGTTTCCGTTCCCAAAGAAAGTGCCTTGGGGCAGGTAAAAGGTTCGGATTCTATCATAGAAATTTATACGCAGTCTTATGGTGAGAATCCGTTGGTCATTCAAGGAGCTGGTGCTGGAGCGGCGGTAACCGCCAGAGGTGTCTTTGGGGATATTTTAAGGATTGCGGAGAAAGGATAA
- a CDS encoding O-acetylhomoserine aminocarboxypropyltransferase/cysteine synthase family protein, producing MSTQKFATNALHAGHDTNNTQGTRAIPIYQSTSYVFNNTEHAANLFSLAELGFIYTRLNNPTNEALQNRLAALEGGVGAVVFASGTSAISTGLMTLLRAGDHIVASSSLYGGTYTLLSVTLPRLGITTTFVDASNPENFKKAVQENTRAFFVESLGNPKLDVLDLKAISKEAKAAQVPFIVDNTVASPALLNPIEHGANLVIHSLTKYINGNGTALGGAIIDAGTFDWTNGKFPEFTEPSAGYHGLVYSEALGAAAFTFKLILEGLRDFGGALSPFNAFQILQGLETLPIRIKQHSENALALAKWLEGRDEVAWVNYPGLESSKYYDLAQQYLPNGQSGLVTFGIKGGFESAKKVTDATKIFSLLANIGDSKSLIIHPASTTHQQLDDAAQEASGVTKDLIRLSVGLEDIEDLKTDLEQAFATIDTSVLVE from the coding sequence ATGAGTACTCAAAAATTTGCAACCAACGCCTTACACGCAGGGCATGACACCAACAACACGCAAGGCACTAGGGCAATCCCTATTTACCAATCCACATCATACGTGTTCAACAATACCGAGCATGCCGCCAACCTATTTTCGTTGGCCGAATTGGGATTTATCTATACCCGTTTGAACAACCCCACCAATGAGGCCCTACAAAACAGATTGGCCGCTCTGGAAGGTGGTGTCGGCGCAGTGGTTTTTGCATCGGGAACTTCCGCCATTTCAACAGGATTGATGACGCTTTTACGAGCGGGAGACCATATCGTTGCATCCAGCAGCTTGTATGGCGGTACATACACTTTGTTGAGTGTGACCTTGCCCAGATTGGGTATTACTACCACGTTTGTAGACGCCTCTAACCCAGAGAACTTTAAAAAAGCGGTACAAGAAAATACACGGGCATTCTTTGTGGAATCCTTGGGTAATCCAAAACTTGACGTTTTAGATCTTAAGGCCATATCCAAAGAGGCGAAAGCGGCACAGGTTCCCTTTATCGTTGACAATACGGTAGCTTCCCCGGCTTTGTTGAATCCTATTGAACATGGTGCCAACTTGGTCATACATTCCCTTACCAAATACATTAACGGTAATGGTACGGCCCTAGGTGGCGCTATCATAGATGCAGGCACTTTTGATTGGACCAATGGCAAGTTCCCCGAATTTACGGAGCCCTCTGCCGGGTATCATGGTTTGGTATACAGTGAAGCATTGGGAGCGGCCGCGTTTACGTTTAAATTGATTTTGGAAGGATTACGTGATTTTGGCGGTGCTTTGAGTCCGTTCAATGCGTTTCAGATTCTGCAAGGTTTGGAAACCTTACCTATTCGAATTAAGCAACACAGCGAAAATGCTTTGGCATTGGCGAAGTGGTTAGAAGGTAGGGACGAGGTGGCTTGGGTCAATTATCCAGGTCTCGAAAGCAGTAAATATTATGATTTGGCCCAGCAATACCTACCCAACGGACAAAGTGGACTCGTAACCTTTGGTATTAAGGGTGGATTTGAATCTGCAAAAAAAGTGACGGACGCCACTAAAATATTTTCATTATTGGCCAATATCGGCGATAGTAAATCATTGATCATACATCCTGCTAGTACCACGCACCAACAGCTTGATGATGCCGCACAGGAAGCTTCGGGCGTTACCAAGGATTTGATTCGGTTGTCCGTTGGTTTGGAAGATATCGAAGATTTAAAAACCGATTTGGAACAGGCGTTCGCTACGATAGATACATCTGTTTTGGTTGAATAG